The sequence TCTGCATTCATAACCTGACAATACTCTATATTACTTGCTAAAGATTATGTTTTTGGTgtgtatttcttttattaataatgggGCCATGTATGGAATTGATGCAACTTCCTTTTAGTAAAGCAGTTGGTGTTGAGTGCCTTAGCTTTGATGTTAGTTTCCTTTTTTGTATATACTCAAACCCTTTACTCTATCCCTTCTGATCATGAGGTCATCCCTCAAAATCTTTACATTTCTATTGGTACCTCTTTCTTTAACCATTAATATATACAGAGGGAGAGAGGGACTGAAAGCAAGttaacataaaagaaatttaataggAACTCTGAggcaaatcaaagaaaatttgGAGGGGTTGCCTTCACTGAAGTTGGAGAATAGGGAAATCTTAATCACATTTTAGCACTTGGCTTGTTCTACTTCCAagtttttgtattagaattttGTTTCATGATGGTTTTACAGATGGATTGGGACTACGGGTTTCTATATAAGTTTTTTGGTAATTGTGTTAATTGCCCAAAGAATATGATATGATGCCTTAAGTGCTTGGAATTACAGAGCTATTTTAGAAGTAAGCAGCAATACAGATTGCATGTGGAGGAAAAGGCAAATATGTAATGACCATTTGTGGTCGCAAATGCTAAGGGCAAATCCAAAATGAGGTTGAAGCTTTGCAAACGGGAGACACTGCTAAGCACAAGGATTTCATCATTTCCatatcaataaaatgaatttccCTGGTCAGAATTCATCAGCAAACTTAATTcaattcagtttttattttctaagactattgaaaattctaatactttatctatttttaaaaatatcataataatctatcgtaaatttttaaaataatataacatatataacaATTTGGCATGAAATTCCGAATAATATGTAATTCTCTGGAGTTAATTAGGTGGCAGAAAATCTAAGTGCTGAAGATCATTTTATCCTCTTTCACGATTCCATTTCTTATCTCTTACAATATTACTACTGGAAGGACTTGCTAAATGATattgactagtaaattagCAGCCGAAAAACttagttatttaataaaagaatcataaaattcACGCACAGACCACCGACAAACCATAAGTTATTAGGCCATACCTCCGTATCCCATATGGCTTGTGCTATAAAGTTCTGTTCTTTCTTCAGTATTAacaccttttttctttatttattaaatgctaTAATTTGTAGTTTATCTGTTTTTGTTTGATTCTTCGTGATTAAGCTAACTTGATCCTCCTTCATCGCCACCATGACCCACCATTTTTCTTAccagaagaaaaaataaaataaaataaacgcCCACTGACACAGAAAGCTTAGCACAACAAAATAAATGTACACTTTTTTTGGACAAAAATGCCCCTACTTTTCCAAAATCTTTTGTTAATATGGGACCCAACTGTCATCTCCCCTTCTCCATAAATACCTATCCCTAACACTTCATTCTTCCCTTTTCTCCTCCTTTCCTCCCTCCGGTTTACTTTgcaagaattaaagaagaaagagcCGGTCCACTATGTTCTTTTCTGAAGAAGCTGTCCAGTTTGAGAAACCGGTTTTTGAAGCCGGGCTCACAGCAAGTGACATTCAGCAAATCTTATCTGTACTCGAGTCGCCTACTACAGATAGTCCAAGCTCCAGTTTAGAGGAGTCGAACTCGATCTCAAACTCAAATCGGGTGGTTCACTGCGTTGatgagagaaagagaaggcGAATGGTATCAAACCGGGAATCAGCCCGACGGTCCCGCTGGAGAAAGAAGAGGCATTTAGAGGACCTTACGGTACGGTTGAACCAGTTAGAATTCCAGAACCGGGATCTGAAGAGCCAGTTGGGTTCAGTTCTAGAACATTGTCGAGTATTATGGAGAGAAAATGACCGGTTAACAACCGAATATTTATCTCTTCAAACCAGACTTTCGGATCTGTGCCATGTTTTAGTTACCATGCAAGCCATGCAACGCGCatcattattatcatcatcaacgTCAACCTTAATTTGacctaaatattaaaaatttagaccCAATAAAGCTCTAATAATTACACAATAATATTAGAGCACTCTCTAGAAATAGGCAGGCCAGTGGATTACAGTTTGGCTGCTCGTGAAAGTCTTCCCCTCTCccctctttttttctcttttttatttttttcttttggggaTTGAAAgtcttctttttaatttctttttctggttTTTCGACAAAACCCACGTTGCTACGCCATGTAAAGATTTGAAGTTTCTGCTAGCGCTTATGGTCTTGTCTGGGACTCTTccttttgagaaaaaaaaaatagcgCAGgatgtctctctctctctctctctctctctttgttttctttcaagTCCTTTCTTGTTATAGCTAAACGTAAAACTTGGCTTAGTGATAAGAGGTGAAATAGGTCCAATGATCAGCGATGGATGTAGTAGAGAGCTGTAGAGCTAACATTTGTAAGCTTGCTCAggcattatattatataactataactatatatataaacagtaCCCTTCTTTTGGAGGATTATTGATGAGTTCACgcttttgtctttgtgttttcTCTCGCTCTATCTCTTAGTgtctctatttatatataaaacttttatgtACAGACTACCGCATTAAGGCGCCTGACTCACAGAAGAAAGAAGTGAAATAACACATGCAGAATTATGGGTTTTGGTGCATTAATTGAGTAGCACTATTAACTTGATTATTTGGACCCACAAATTAATATAAGTTCCATTCCACCTAAAAGATTGATTATCTCTATAAAAACAAAGTTGGTGTGACATGAGTATTACTactatatattactttttcatAAAGAACTTACTTTTTTTTCCACAACCACTTTGTTCCAAACGAGCTCTctgctcttctttttttttttttaaaaaaaaaaaaaacaaaattacccaTTTGCCTTCTAggatttatcatattattatatactaaatttaattttaaagattaagGCCTAGAAATGAACTCTTCTAAAGTGAATTCATCACTCTCCAATAATTTTACGAACTACTTATATTTCAGAATTACAATTGCAATATATCTTATCAGAAAaagtttcataaaattttatgatatttatttataaatccaAAATCTATTTGTTTATacaagaaatttataattaaatttgtaaaattgagtatattaaattaaaatcttaataaaataaataaaaatttcaaatgaatTATACATCagcaaaattaatatatttcataagatcataattttttttttcaaatttaagattttattttatcttcttctttcatgttttcttttttaatttttaattataattcattCCAAAGACAAATTTCATTTGCAGATgtattatgtaaattttttctaaaagatcTCAACTATATATTGCGATAATTTCCAATAGAATAAAGTGGTTGCGCAATtgtgtttatcaatataatccaTTATCCTGTTACAATGTCTATTAATATGGACAAAACAGCAAAATCTGAAACTAATAACTAACTCTATGAAATGAACAGTTACATATCAATGAATTTTTAAAGCCACAGATTGCCATTTCactgcaaaaaaaaaaaaaaaaaaggctcttttcatttttcatttttaatttggtatatatataaagaagatTCTAACCTTTGCGTTAATATAGTAAGAAAagtttacaaaaatatatatatatatatatatatatatataatgggAAAAATCTAGAGTAAAAAGCTGTGAGAAAACGTGTTTTAGTTAGAAAGGTGTATCTCCATCATCCtcacttttctttcttttcttttctttttcatctttttaaataattttctaggTCTCACatatataagtttttaaatatgtattttcaTCTCCCATCAATATCAGACTTCTCTCTCAATAAAAGTAGACAGAAAATTCGACAGATAAAAAGATTATTGAAGATAAAGATTAGAAATTCTTATGATTTACTTGGACCAACAGAACATGTTGGCCCTTCTCCCGCTGGTAATTGGGAAATGGATATGCCTCCATTCACGATACAACACAAGTAGCAGTTCCACATGTTCGGGAAACTTGGAGTTTCAGATTCCATACCCACCAAGGATGAACTTGTTTCATTCATCATTACCGTATGTAATATAACTAACAAGTGACACTAATCTAGGCCACAAATTCAAAGGAAACGGAAAAGATAACCTAATTGTCTAAATTTACAAGGATGGGTTTTTAACACAAGTGGGTGGCAATCTCTTACTTTGCCATCTGATTTTAttccttcatttttttttcttctgacTTTACAcgcatatattattataattatatatatatattgttaaaaaaattgagaccCTTGTATTTCAATTTCAGTAGCAGTAGAAAAGCCTAACATGAAACAGGAAagtgagaaaaataaagaaaaaaatattgctattaatttgattttgccA is a genomic window of Ricinus communis isolate WT05 ecotype wild-type chromosome 2, ASM1957865v1, whole genome shotgun sequence containing:
- the LOC8265260 gene encoding basic leucine zipper 4 yields the protein MFFSEEAVQFEKPVFEAGLTASDIQQILSVLESPTTDSPSSSLEESNSISNSNRVVHCVDERKRRRMVSNRESARRSRWRKKRHLEDLTVRLNQLEFQNRDLKSQLGSVLEHCRVLWRENDRLTTEYLSLQTRLSDLCHVLVTMQAMQRASLLSSSTSTLI